Genomic window (Argopecten irradians isolate NY chromosome 2, Ai_NY, whole genome shotgun sequence):
ACCAGTTGGAAGGTGCTGACAGTTGGTTTTAAATGACCAATAAtataaattgaatataaaacaatagttACATATACAAAACCAAAAGTATTCTTTAACCTGTTTACAAAACTTGAAAAGTCTGTATCAATGTAGCAGTAACAGGGATCACCACAGGTGAAAATTTTATGATGGATGAAAGtgtgtaatgattttttttttcaataaaagaaTTTATACACAAGCTTTTTGCAAAAAGTTATTTAAAATTACACAATTGATGatatttaagtatttttcttttgcaACAAAACTACTTAATAAAGGTTCATTTATTTCTTGTATCATAGTTATTAGGACAAAAAATCCAACAATTGCTAATTATGATTGGTCCAGCAAAGCTTTACTATAAGTGATCACATTGAAGTCATGATTGGCATAGATACTGTACTTAATTTACTAAAGGGACGTCAAAATTTGTCAACCAACAGATGACTTTAAAAATGTGTGTTGATAATGGTTGCAAAGTAAGTGGCATGACTCCATCAAGAATATGGAAATTTTTTACTCTCCCAATGCTCCTTTCAACATGAATCCTCAATGATGCTATTTCTTGTGTCTCAAAAACTTCATCTGTGGAGAACTGTCCACTAGCACCTTTAAAAGGCGGTATATTCaatttacatttctttttttctaataCATCTCTTATTGTAAAACCTTTGTCTGCCATGATGCTGTCATTTTCATTAAGTAAATCAATTAATCCTGATTCAATAGTTATTTGACGATCAGATGTTTTTCCTGGCCAACCAtcagaaataaatgaaataataccAGATGGTGTAATACCTACTAAAAACTTGATAGTGGTATGATGCTTGTAATTTGAAAATGTCATACTTTGATTAAGAAGACTTGATGAACGCTGTATAAAAATTTCAGTACAATCGATTATTACTCGGACAGAGGGATATTTCAATCTAAAAGAAGTTGGCATAATCCTATCAATGATATCTCGTGAAGGAAAAGGATTCAAAAAATCTAGTTCTTTCCGCAGAAAGACAATCCAAGTAGAAAAGTACTTTGAAAAAGTTCCTTCTGATATGAGAAATCTATCCGACAAATCAGCAACTAAAAGACCTAACCGCAACCTCATCAGTACAGCAAACAGTTGGTCTACAAGCTCCAAGGATCCAGTAGATGGTCTTTGTCGGTCTGCCAAACTTGAGGACTTCTGCCCTACCCAGTACCTCATCTTCTCTGCCTTTGGTTTAAGGAAACTACAAGAGAATCATTATTAATGTTATTCAAATAACCATGCTGACCAAGTTCACTGAATCAAAGATAACATGAGGAACATATTAGTACACAAGAATGAACCTTGgttatttttcataataattttacTGACATTACAAATGCATTGAAAGATACTGACCTAAGAAATGTACATCTCAAAAGTAAGGTTCAGTATTAGTTTATAATATATCCACCCTAGCATTCTGGGGTGTAGTTTATATGCACATACAGTATAACACAAttatggtaataatatatattacatataaagaCAACTTACTTGAACAGCCACAAGAAGACAGTAAATGTAGGTAGCCCAGTGTAAAAACGTGTCTTCTCATCATTATCTTGTATCTTGTGAACCCCCCATTTGGACTCCTGGACTTGTTCTTTGGTCTTTTGCAGCTCTTTCTTCAGTTTTCTGTTTTCCTCAAACAGTGGATCAGGATCACACTGAACTCCTAAAAATGAAGGAATGAAGATTGCAATAGCGTTCACTTAAAAATAGACAATTGAACTTTTATTGATATAGTGCTAAAATCAGAGTTCATACATTTCTTGTTTACAATAGAGACACTACAATGTTTGTctgcatttttttaaacaaaataaatgtatagctATGTTTAATATATGCCTAGTGGGTTAGATTATAAGttaacaaacaaatttaaaagtGAGATAAGTACAAACCTTTATCAACAAAAGTCTTTGGTTCAGTTGGCTGTACCGTTTGATGTGTCTTACAGTAGTGGTGGGAAAACATGCTGAAGTTATAATTGCTTTCCTCCTCACGTCTTTTCTTAAACTCTGTCTCATTAATTTCCTACAATAAAAATACTTTCttttaaaatagaacaaattgctcataataaaaacatacaaattaatcCCAGCTTTCAtgtttagatttaaaaaaaaccataattCAGATATGTAGAACAGGAAAAAATATACACGATTCCAGCTGTTGAATGCTCCGACCaagaatcgaacccgggtctttGGTGTGAAGAACCaaggctctaccgactgagccaatgAAGCATGTTACCAGCTGAGAAACCATATTAAAactgtacaaaccacaccgacccgctccttttacagaTAAGATATTTGCACATAACAGATGTACATATCATGTACataatttgaatatgatatgTTAACATaatatacagtactgtagtCTATGGAACTTCAGAAATCCTTAATAAAGCATTTAACACACTTTGACTCCTTCAGTTAAGTCACAGAAGCTTGACgttttgtgaattatatatggtatacatatataaaaaaataccctATATTCTagatatatggatattttttttatatatttataccatataTGATTcacagaacgtcaagctcctgcgG
Coding sequences:
- the LOC138315833 gene encoding uncharacterized protein, coding for MFSHHYCKTHQTVQPTEPKTFVDKGVQCDPDPLFEENRKLKKELQKTKEQVQESKWGVHKIQDNDEKTRFYTGLPTFTVFLWLFNFLKPKAEKMRYWVGQKSSSLADRQRPSTGSLELVDQLFAVLMRLRLGLLVADLSDRFLISEGTFSKYFSTWIVFLRKELDFLNPFPSRDIIDRIMPTSFRLKYPSVRVIIDCTEIFIQRSSSLLNQSMTFSNYKHHTTIKFLVGITPSGIISFISDGWPGKTSDRQITIESGLIDLLNENDSIMADKGFTIRDVLEKKKCKLNIPPFKGASGQFSTDEVFETQEIASLRIHVERSIGRVKNFHILDGVMPLTLQPLSTHIFKVICWLTNFDVPLVN